The following coding sequences lie in one Chloroflexota bacterium genomic window:
- a CDS encoding DUF3291 domain-containing protein, with the protein MKTGGLVKPAATGNVEWSATVLPLRRYRDIPAFLAFSTRVAKQVKRTDGAVRYALNTDMRRKKFWTVSAWRDRAAMRAFVQAEPHLTATKRFAQWAGEGAAFVEWTAPDGKVDWKDVLKRLKTPTFRYQKR; encoded by the coding sequence ATGAAGACGGGCGGCCTGGTGAAGCCTGCGGCGACGGGCAACGTTGAGTGGAGCGCGACGGTTCTTCCCCTGCGGCGCTATCGAGACATCCCGGCCTTCCTGGCTTTCAGCACGCGCGTGGCCAAGCAGGTGAAACGGACAGACGGCGCGGTCCGCTACGCCCTTAACACAGACATGCGGCGCAAGAAGTTCTGGACCGTCTCCGCCTGGCGCGACCGCGCCGCCATGCGCGCCTTCGTCCAGGCCGAGCCGCACCTCACCGCCACCAAGCGCTTCGCCCAGTGGGCCGGCGAAGGCGCGGCCTTCGTCGAATGGACCGCGCCCGATGGCAAGGTGGACTGGAAGGACGTCTTGAAGCGTCTGAAAACGCCGACCTTCCGCTACCAGAAGCGATAG
- a CDS encoding DNA polymerase III subunit alpha has product MGAPFTHLHLHTEYSLLDGLCRIDHLVARAKELGMDTMGVTDHGALYSAIEFYNACKSENIKPVIGVEAYMAPGSRHSKAGGDKQPYHITLLARDNTGYSNLIKLITKANLEGFYYKPRIDHELLQEHGQGIIAFSGCLNGEIPRLIQQGRNQDARAAAKWHREVLSGFYLEIQKRDGLPELSVVNEQLLSMSRELDLPLVATNDVHYVHQHDHTTHDILLCIGTNSTVDQRDRMRMDDPTYYLRSTEEMERLFADLPQAVQSTRAIADQCNINIDFKKSHLPKFPVPDGGSADDYLTKLCWEGLRRRYGEPTDEQRARLDYELDVIKKTRFSDYFLVVWDISRFVREQNIFMGVRGSAASSLVLYCLYVTNADPLKYRLVFERFLNIERKEMPDIDMDFQDDRRDEVIDYVLKRYGDARVAQIITFGTLGAKQALRDTGRALGMTYADVDRVTRLIPTGYRKEERGGIKAWTIEDAKGLIPEFKQVYEADATIKKLVDAGQSLEGVARNAGTHAAGVVISDEPLINIVPLQRGIKGAETGVNLTQFSMGDIAKLGLLKMDFLGLINLTILQKTCATISRQTGKPLDLLQIPLDDKKTFSLLSSGETTGIFQLESTGMRRYIKELRPSTLGDLSAMIALYRPGPLEQIPAFIDSKHGRREVSYPHPALKEILDETYGIIVYQDQVLMVLRHFAGYSMGKADIVRKAMGKKIAALMQEQKSDFVKGAMTQGHTAQMAETVWNLIEPFAGYAFNKAHSISYALIAYWTAYFKANYPLESMTALLSCFQGATDKVATTITECRRLGIPVLTPDVNAGSAGFTIDESSGKPGIRFGLAAIKNVGEAAVLPIIEERERGGPYKNVEDFARRAPLKSLNKRALESLIMVGALDGFGSREGLLASADRILSLAQQEARRKESGQSTMFDLFGASVPVPVPEIAVPGQGSEVPQQTRLQWQKELLGVYLDDHPLTKAVALLGPEITPCGNITIDLENKAVTIAGQVSAVRILQTKRDARSFAVATLEDDLNGKVEVTVWPGTYEKTAHLWRDDMMLVVKGKVRSRNDRISVACDSAEPLDAVIGGRDAGAQVVLDEPPVAAVDADPVAAVEKIVEPPPPPKAAALNGNGHMNGNGAHKKPAAKPAPRAMTIVLQETDDSQADINLFREILGIVRSKSGPDSVYFTIKSFDGEKTLTFEDLKTSCETEVLNKIAALVGSEAIQIA; this is encoded by the coding sequence ATGGGCGCTCCCTTTACACATCTCCACCTCCACACGGAGTACAGCCTGCTTGACGGGCTGTGCCGTATTGATCACCTGGTCGCCCGCGCCAAAGAGCTCGGCATGGACACCATGGGCGTCACGGATCACGGCGCCCTCTATTCCGCCATCGAGTTCTATAACGCCTGCAAATCGGAGAACATCAAGCCCGTCATCGGCGTGGAAGCCTACATGGCGCCGGGGAGCCGCCACAGCAAGGCCGGCGGCGATAAGCAGCCCTACCACATCACGCTCTTAGCCAGGGACAACACCGGCTATAGCAACCTCATCAAGCTCATCACTAAGGCCAACCTTGAAGGCTTCTATTACAAGCCCCGCATAGACCACGAGCTTCTTCAGGAGCATGGGCAGGGCATCATCGCCTTCTCCGGCTGCCTCAACGGCGAGATTCCCCGCCTCATCCAGCAGGGCCGCAACCAGGATGCCCGCGCCGCCGCCAAGTGGCACCGCGAAGTCCTCAGCGGCTTCTACCTCGAGATCCAGAAGCGCGATGGCCTCCCTGAGCTAAGCGTCGTCAATGAACAGCTCCTTTCCATGAGCCGCGAGCTCGACTTGCCCCTGGTGGCCACCAACGACGTCCACTACGTCCACCAGCACGACCATACGACCCACGATATCCTCCTCTGCATCGGCACCAACAGCACCGTGGACCAGAGGGACCGCATGCGGATGGACGATCCCACCTATTACCTCCGCAGCACGGAGGAGATGGAGCGCCTCTTCGCCGATCTGCCCCAGGCCGTCCAGTCCACGCGCGCCATCGCCGACCAGTGCAATATCAATATTGACTTCAAGAAATCGCACCTGCCCAAGTTCCCGGTTCCCGATGGCGGCTCCGCCGATGACTACCTCACCAAGCTCTGCTGGGAGGGCCTCCGCAGGCGCTACGGCGAGCCCACCGACGAGCAGCGCGCCCGGCTGGACTATGAGCTGGACGTCATCAAAAAGACGCGCTTCTCCGATTACTTCCTCGTCGTCTGGGACATCAGCCGCTTCGTGCGCGAGCAGAATATTTTCATGGGCGTCCGCGGCAGCGCGGCCTCCAGCCTCGTCCTCTACTGCCTCTACGTCACCAACGCCGACCCCCTGAAGTACCGCCTCGTCTTCGAGCGCTTCCTCAACATCGAGCGCAAGGAGATGCCCGATATTGACATGGACTTCCAGGATGACCGCCGGGACGAGGTCATTGACTACGTCCTCAAGCGCTATGGCGATGCGCGCGTCGCCCAGATCATCACCTTCGGCACCCTGGGCGCGAAGCAGGCACTCCGCGATACCGGCCGCGCCCTCGGCATGACCTATGCCGATGTGGACCGCGTCACGCGCCTGATCCCCACGGGCTATCGCAAGGAGGAGCGCGGCGGTATCAAGGCCTGGACCATCGAAGATGCCAAAGGCCTCATCCCCGAGTTCAAGCAGGTCTACGAAGCCGACGCGACGATCAAGAAGCTCGTGGATGCAGGCCAGAGCTTGGAAGGCGTCGCCCGCAACGCCGGCACCCATGCCGCGGGCGTCGTCATCTCGGACGAACCCCTCATCAACATCGTGCCCCTCCAGCGCGGCATCAAGGGCGCCGAGACCGGCGTCAACCTCACGCAATTCTCCATGGGGGACATCGCCAAGCTCGGCCTCCTCAAGATGGACTTCCTGGGCCTCATCAACCTTACCATCTTGCAGAAGACCTGCGCCACCATCAGCAGGCAGACCGGCAAGCCCTTGGACCTGCTGCAAATCCCCCTCGATGATAAGAAGACCTTCAGCCTCCTCTCCTCAGGCGAGACGACGGGCATCTTCCAGCTGGAAAGCACCGGCATGCGCCGCTACATTAAAGAGCTGCGCCCCTCCACCCTCGGCGACCTCTCCGCCATGATCGCCCTCTATCGCCCGGGGCCGCTGGAGCAGATCCCGGCCTTCATAGACTCCAAGCACGGCCGCCGCGAGGTCAGCTATCCCCATCCCGCGCTCAAGGAGATCCTGGACGAGACCTACGGCATCATCGTCTATCAAGATCAAGTGCTCATGGTCCTGCGACACTTCGCCGGGTACAGCATGGGCAAGGCCGATATCGTCCGCAAGGCCATGGGCAAGAAGATCGCTGCGCTCATGCAGGAGCAGAAGAGCGACTTCGTGAAGGGCGCGATGACCCAGGGACACACAGCCCAGATGGCGGAGACCGTCTGGAACCTCATCGAGCCCTTCGCCGGGTACGCCTTCAACAAGGCCCACAGCATCAGCTACGCCCTCATCGCCTACTGGACTGCCTACTTCAAGGCCAACTACCCCTTGGAATCCATGACGGCCCTCCTCAGCTGCTTCCAGGGCGCCACAGACAAAGTTGCCACCACCATCACCGAGTGCCGCCGCTTGGGCATCCCGGTGCTGACCCCGGACGTCAACGCCGGCAGCGCCGGCTTCACGATAGATGAAAGCTCCGGCAAGCCCGGTATCCGCTTCGGCCTGGCCGCCATCAAGAACGTCGGCGAAGCCGCCGTCCTGCCCATCATCGAAGAGCGGGAGCGCGGCGGCCCCTATAAGAATGTAGAGGACTTCGCCAGGCGCGCCCCGCTCAAGAGCCTCAACAAGCGCGCGCTGGAGAGCCTTATTATGGTCGGCGCGCTGGATGGCTTTGGTAGCCGCGAAGGTCTCCTTGCCAGCGCAGACCGCATCCTCTCCCTCGCCCAGCAGGAAGCGCGGCGCAAGGAGAGCGGCCAGTCCACCATGTTCGATCTCTTCGGCGCCTCCGTCCCTGTGCCCGTCCCGGAGATCGCCGTCCCCGGCCAGGGGAGCGAGGTGCCTCAGCAGACGCGCCTCCAGTGGCAGAAGGAGCTGCTGGGCGTCTACCTAGACGACCACCCCCTTACAAAGGCCGTGGCCCTACTGGGCCCGGAAATCACGCCCTGCGGCAACATCACTATTGACTTGGAGAACAAGGCCGTCACCATCGCGGGCCAGGTCTCCGCCGTGCGCATCCTGCAGACCAAGCGCGATGCCCGCAGCTTCGCCGTCGCCACGCTGGAAGACGACCTGAACGGCAAGGTGGAAGTCACAGTCTGGCCCGGCACCTATGAGAAGACAGCCCATCTCTGGCGCGACGACATGATGCTGGTGGTGAAGGGCAAGGTCCGCTCCCGCAACGACCGCATCTCCGTCGCCTGCGATAGCGCCGAGCCCCTCGATGCCGTCATCGGCGGCCGCGATGCGGGAGCACAGGTCGTCCTTGATGAGCCGCCCGTCGCCGCAGTGGATGCCGATCCCGTTGCCGCCGTCGAAAAGATCGTCGAGCCGCCGCCACCGCCCAAGGCCGCCGCTCTCAACGGCAACGGCCACATGAACGGCAACGGCGCCCACAAGAAACCCGCCGCAAAGCCTGCGCCCAGGGCCATGACCATCGTCCTCCAGGAGACGGATGATTCCCAGGCGGACATCAATCTCTTCCGGGAGATTCTCGGCATCGTCCGCTCCAAGAGCGGCCCGGACTCCGTCTATTTCACCATCAAGTCCTTCGATGGCGAAAAGACGCTCACCTTTGAAGACCTCAAGACCTCTTGCGAGACGGAAGTGCTCAACAAGATCGCGGCATTGGTCGGCTCGGAAGCCATTCAGATAGCCTAG
- a CDS encoding 50S ribosomal protein L34, which produces MTKGTWNPKVKQRRRVHGFRARMRSKTGRNVLHRRRLKGRSKLTV; this is translated from the coding sequence ATGACCAAAGGCACCTGGAACCCAAAAGTGAAGCAGCGAAGACGCGTGCACGGCTTTCGCGCCCGCATGCGTTCGAAGACCGGACGGAACGTCCTCCATCGCCGCCGCCTGAAGGGGCGGTCCAAGCTGACCGTCTAG
- the rnpA gene encoding ribonuclease P protein component encodes MDKQARLRQQSEFDAVRQKGRWWTNGLLSLQAMTNGLERNRYGFLVSKKVGKAVVRNRTKRRLKEIVRKEALSQGWDLVLIAKPKAAEATFEEMTRSVKDLLHRGRLTARHGGKPIQG; translated from the coding sequence ATGGACAAACAGGCGCGCCTGAGACAGCAATCGGAGTTCGATGCGGTCCGGCAGAAGGGCCGCTGGTGGACGAACGGCTTGCTCTCGCTCCAAGCGATGACGAACGGCCTTGAACGGAACCGTTACGGGTTCCTTGTAAGCAAAAAAGTCGGCAAGGCGGTGGTGAGGAACCGCACCAAGCGCCGGTTGAAAGAGATCGTGCGGAAAGAGGCGCTCTCCCAAGGCTGGGACCTGGTGCTCATCGCGAAGCCGAAGGCCGCCGAGGCCACGTTCGAAGAGATGACGCGCTCAGTGAAGGACCTTTTGCATAGAGGACGGCTGACCGCCCGACACGGCGGCAAGCCGATACAGGGATAA
- the yidD gene encoding membrane protein insertion efficiency factor YidD, producing MKSAAILGIKFYRVALSPFVFTSCRYQPTCSHYAEEAFHKHGFFKGVRLTVERLARCNPFGGRGFDPVP from the coding sequence ATGAAGTCAGCGGCGATACTGGGCATCAAGTTCTATCGGGTCGCTCTTTCGCCCTTCGTGTTCACCTCGTGCCGCTATCAGCCCACCTGCTCACATTACGCCGAGGAGGCGTTCCACAAGCACGGCTTTTTCAAAGGCGTCCGGCTCACGGTCGAGCGGCTCGCCCGGTGCAACCCCTTCGGCGGGCGCGGCTTTGACCCGGTGCCCTGA
- a CDS encoding YidC/Oxa1 family membrane protein insertase, with translation MWDFLWTDVITRPMANGLVFLYSILGSNFGLAIIAFTLISRVALYPLTKRQIKQQKAMLAMQPKMKEIEEKFKNDPQRKAKEQMKLWKETGVNPLGCLGPFIFQFLIWVGLYSALRTTLADTPEGLVKLSQQIYTWLPYGDGAVPLHSSFAGLDLARSDPTIITLPILVGLSTYVVQKMVTVQSSDPQTQQRNNMMNLMMPFIMAIFTFGFPSGLALYWITSNVVTIWLQYRVMGWGGLTFKRPSFAPAPAGATPGGASASPKQQVELKEVKKSVEKSVEKPAEKAAAPEAPRPADGEKPQGVGGLLKRVFLGSPPAAKPEDAAKAADSSGDGAAVAKGEGSGTDRNERQDGGRGNREGARRARRRERQRRNRGS, from the coding sequence ATGTGGGATTTCCTCTGGACAGATGTCATCACCAGGCCCATGGCCAACGGCCTGGTCTTCCTCTATTCGATCCTCGGCTCCAACTTCGGCCTCGCCATAATCGCCTTCACGCTGATCTCCCGCGTGGCTCTCTATCCGCTCACCAAGCGCCAGATCAAGCAGCAGAAGGCCATGTTGGCGATGCAGCCGAAGATGAAGGAGATCGAAGAGAAGTTCAAGAACGACCCTCAGCGCAAGGCCAAGGAGCAGATGAAGCTGTGGAAGGAGACGGGGGTCAATCCCCTCGGGTGCCTCGGCCCCTTCATCTTCCAGTTCCTCATCTGGGTGGGCCTCTATTCGGCCCTCCGCACCACCCTTGCCGATACGCCTGAAGGTTTGGTGAAACTCTCCCAGCAAATCTACACCTGGCTCCCCTATGGCGACGGCGCGGTGCCGCTGCACAGCTCCTTTGCGGGCTTAGACCTGGCGCGTTCGGACCCGACCATCATCACGCTGCCCATCCTCGTCGGTCTCTCCACCTATGTGGTGCAGAAGATGGTCACGGTTCAGTCCAGCGACCCGCAGACCCAGCAGCGCAACAACATGATGAATCTGATGATGCCGTTCATCATGGCGATCTTCACCTTCGGTTTCCCGAGCGGCCTGGCGCTCTACTGGATCACCTCCAACGTGGTGACCATCTGGCTGCAGTACCGTGTGATGGGCTGGGGCGGCCTGACCTTCAAGCGTCCCAGCTTCGCGCCCGCGCCGGCTGGAGCGACGCCCGGCGGAGCAAGCGCTTCGCCAAAGCAGCAGGTTGAGCTGAAGGAGGTCAAGAAGTCGGTGGAGAAGTCCGTTGAGAAACCCGCCGAGAAGGCGGCTGCTCCCGAGGCTCCGCGCCCGGCGGATGGAGAAAAGCCGCAAGGTGTGGGAGGATTGCTGAAGCGTGTCTTCCTTGGATCACCCCCTGCCGCAAAGCCGGAGGATGCCGCGAAAGCCGCGGACTCTTCGGGCGATGGGGCGGCAGTCGCAAAAGGAGAGGGCAGTGGAACCGATCGAAATGAGCGGCAAGACGGTGGAAGAGGCAATCGAGAAGGCGCTCGACGAGCTCGGCGTCGAGAAAGACAACGTCGAAATCGAGGTTCTTGA
- a CDS encoding protein jag, giving the protein MPRKPRTLRAMGRQSQKERAVEPIEMSGKTVEEAIEKALDELGVEKDNVEIEVLEKGRAGVFGIGAELARVRVSLKQAGGDPVDLAKETLESLLRAMGVSASVGLPEGGPKVVTTPPGPNETEEKRTLTFDLSGEDAGLLIGRRGETLSSLQFLVNFIVGRKSGQRVNIAIDVEGYRERRADNIRAMASRLAERAAATGRTVTMEPMPARERRIVHMALADHPKVTTESVGEGDERQVTIVPKQRSSGGRPGGYGGNRGGGYGRGGYGNRGGNRMGGGYSRRDY; this is encoded by the coding sequence ATGCCGCGAAAGCCGCGGACTCTTCGGGCGATGGGGCGGCAGTCGCAAAAGGAGAGGGCAGTGGAACCGATCGAAATGAGCGGCAAGACGGTGGAAGAGGCAATCGAGAAGGCGCTCGACGAGCTCGGCGTCGAGAAAGACAACGTCGAAATCGAGGTTCTTGAGAAGGGGCGCGCAGGCGTCTTCGGCATCGGCGCCGAGCTGGCCCGTGTCCGCGTCTCTCTGAAGCAGGCCGGGGGCGATCCCGTGGACCTGGCGAAGGAGACCCTGGAAAGCCTGCTGCGCGCCATGGGAGTCTCCGCCTCCGTCGGCCTTCCGGAGGGCGGTCCCAAGGTTGTGACGACTCCTCCCGGTCCGAACGAAACGGAAGAGAAGCGGACGCTGACCTTTGACCTTTCCGGCGAGGATGCGGGACTACTCATCGGCCGCCGAGGCGAGACGCTCTCCTCGCTCCAGTTCCTTGTGAACTTCATTGTGGGCCGGAAGTCCGGCCAGCGCGTGAACATCGCCATTGACGTGGAGGGCTACCGCGAGCGGCGCGCCGACAATATCCGCGCCATGGCCTCCCGCCTGGCCGAGCGCGCGGCGGCCACGGGGCGCACCGTGACGATGGAGCCGATGCCCGCCCGGGAGCGGCGCATCGTCCACATGGCGCTGGCCGACCACCCCAAGGTGACGACGGAGAGCGTGGGCGAGGGCGATGAGCGGCAGGTGACGATCGTGCCCAAGCAGCGCAGCAGCGGCGGGCGTCCCGGCGGCTACGGCGGCAATCGCGGCGGCGGCTATGGGCGCGGCGGCTACGGCAATCGCGGCGGCAACCGTATGGGCGGCGGGTATTCCAGAAGGGACTACTAG
- a CDS encoding isoleucine--tRNA ligase — translation MAKHQRPEPEREGDASLPGGAQKGKFKPVSSRVSFPKMEEEVLAFWKAKDIFRRSVEQRTGKPQFTLFEGPPTANGNPGIHHVLSRVFKDVFPRYKAMKGYYVPRKGGWDTHGLPVELEVEKELGIKSKPDIEAFGIEEFNKRCKESVFRYVKEWERMTDRVAFWVDMEKAYVTYDNSYIESGWWIIKTLWDAGLVYQGRRVTPHCSRCGTTLSSHEVALGYKDETPDPSVYVKFQLAHETVPAKLKAYANERTFLLAWTTTPWTLPGNSGLSVAADKTYVVEELESGDRLVLAQALLGKALKGEHKTIAEFQGDDLKGLRYRPLYDPVERGVEVRRFSHPGSPVVERVDNPPKGITYPVITADFVSMEDGTGIVHTAPPFGEDDYSAGIANGLYFVQPVTLAGEFTAGYPWSGKFVKKADQQIMADLESRGLLLRKETIRHTYPFCWRCDTPLLYYAKSSWYLKTTAVKERLIAGNEAINWRPEHVKEGRFGEWLRNNVDWAVSRERYWGTPWPVWECKSCGKQECIGSVAEIRTKPGVQGVTDTLDLHRPYVDRVTWNCAACGGQMQRALDVIDCWFDSGAMPIAQWHYPFENTGLIEGGPWYPADYICEAVDQTRGWFYSLHAIATMLEFATEKTIVSPSYKNVICLGHILDAKGEKMSKSRGNVVKPWDIIDAHGADALRWYLYTASPPGNSRRFSAELVAEAIRSFLLTLWNTYSFFITYANIDGFDPTKVKSAPQAELDRWVLSRLHSLVEEVTASMEEYDPTTAARKIDRFVDDLSNWYVRRSRRRFWKSESDADKSAAYATLHECLVTVAKLLAPFTPFISEEMYQNLVRTYDASAPESVHLADYPAADTSKINAEVQRATDTVINVVSLGRAARNKAKIKVRQPLAKIVVALPMQERAAITRLAEHVREELNVKVVAFAESDSELVTYQVKGNPAVLGPKFGKEMGKVMAAIAEADAKTVVPKVRAGAGVEIGGVALDASDLQVVTQDRPGFASASDGPLTVAVFTEVTRELAMEGTARELVHRIQTMRRSANFAIEDRIATYYKAGGELAEVFKTHADYIKQETLTATLHEGDAPSGAFIESGKVDGADVTIGVAKLA, via the coding sequence ATGGCGAAGCACCAGAGGCCGGAACCGGAGCGGGAGGGTGATGCCTCCCTGCCCGGCGGCGCGCAGAAAGGGAAGTTCAAGCCCGTCTCCAGCCGGGTGAGCTTTCCAAAGATGGAAGAGGAGGTCCTGGCCTTTTGGAAGGCCAAAGACATCTTCCGGCGGAGCGTGGAGCAGCGCACGGGCAAGCCGCAGTTCACGCTCTTTGAGGGCCCGCCGACCGCCAACGGCAACCCGGGCATCCACCACGTTCTCTCCCGTGTCTTCAAGGACGTCTTCCCGCGCTACAAGGCCATGAAGGGCTACTACGTCCCCCGCAAGGGTGGCTGGGATACCCACGGCTTGCCTGTGGAGCTGGAGGTGGAGAAGGAGCTTGGCATCAAGTCCAAGCCGGATATCGAGGCCTTCGGCATCGAGGAGTTCAACAAGCGCTGCAAGGAGAGCGTCTTCCGCTATGTGAAGGAGTGGGAGCGGATGACGGACCGGGTGGCCTTCTGGGTGGACATGGAGAAGGCCTATGTGACCTATGACAACAGCTACATCGAGAGCGGCTGGTGGATCATCAAGACGCTGTGGGATGCCGGGCTCGTCTACCAGGGACGCCGCGTCACACCCCACTGCTCGCGGTGCGGCACGACCCTCAGCTCCCACGAAGTGGCGCTCGGCTACAAGGATGAGACGCCGGACCCTTCCGTCTACGTGAAGTTCCAGCTTGCCCATGAGACCGTCCCAGCGAAGCTGAAGGCCTATGCGAACGAGAGGACCTTCCTCCTCGCCTGGACCACGACGCCGTGGACGCTCCCCGGCAACTCAGGCCTCAGCGTGGCTGCCGATAAGACGTATGTCGTCGAGGAGTTGGAGTCAGGCGACCGGCTGGTTCTCGCGCAGGCGCTTCTAGGCAAGGCGCTCAAGGGCGAGCACAAGACCATTGCCGAATTCCAGGGGGACGACCTCAAGGGACTGCGCTACCGCCCGCTCTACGACCCGGTGGAGCGCGGCGTGGAAGTGCGGCGCTTCAGCCACCCCGGCTCGCCGGTGGTAGAGCGCGTGGACAACCCGCCCAAGGGCATCACCTATCCCGTCATCACCGCAGACTTCGTCTCCATGGAGGACGGCACCGGCATCGTCCATACGGCGCCCCCTTTCGGCGAGGACGACTACAGCGCCGGCATCGCCAACGGCCTCTACTTCGTCCAGCCGGTGACCCTGGCCGGCGAGTTCACAGCCGGGTACCCCTGGTCCGGCAAGTTCGTGAAGAAGGCCGACCAGCAGATCATGGCCGACCTGGAATCGCGCGGCCTGCTCCTCCGCAAGGAGACGATCCGCCATACCTATCCCTTCTGCTGGAGGTGCGATACGCCGCTCCTCTACTACGCGAAGAGCTCCTGGTATCTCAAGACGACGGCGGTGAAGGAGCGCCTCATCGCTGGGAACGAGGCGATCAACTGGCGTCCCGAACATGTGAAGGAGGGGCGCTTCGGCGAATGGCTTCGCAACAACGTGGACTGGGCCGTCTCGCGGGAGCGCTACTGGGGCACGCCCTGGCCCGTGTGGGAGTGCAAGTCCTGCGGCAAGCAGGAGTGCATCGGCTCCGTGGCGGAGATCCGCACGAAGCCCGGCGTCCAGGGCGTCACAGACACCCTCGATCTGCATCGCCCCTACGTTGACCGCGTCACATGGAATTGCGCCGCCTGCGGCGGGCAGATGCAGCGCGCCCTTGATGTCATTGACTGCTGGTTCGATTCGGGCGCCATGCCCATCGCCCAGTGGCACTATCCCTTTGAGAACACGGGGCTCATCGAAGGCGGCCCCTGGTATCCCGCCGATTACATCTGCGAAGCCGTGGACCAGACGCGCGGCTGGTTCTACAGCCTCCACGCCATCGCCACGATGCTGGAGTTCGCGACGGAAAAGACCATCGTCTCGCCGAGCTACAAGAACGTCATCTGTCTGGGCCACATCCTGGACGCCAAGGGCGAGAAGATGAGCAAGAGCCGGGGCAATGTGGTGAAGCCCTGGGACATCATTGACGCCCACGGGGCGGACGCCCTGCGCTGGTATCTGTACACAGCATCGCCGCCGGGGAACAGCCGCCGCTTCTCCGCCGAGCTGGTGGCCGAGGCGATCCGTTCCTTCCTGCTCACCCTCTGGAACACGTACTCCTTCTTCATCACCTATGCCAACATTGACGGCTTCGACCCCACCAAAGTGAAGTCGGCGCCCCAGGCGGAGCTTGACCGCTGGGTCCTTTCGCGCCTGCATTCCCTGGTAGAAGAGGTCACGGCCTCCATGGAGGAGTACGACCCGACGACGGCGGCGCGCAAGATTGACCGCTTTGTGGACGACCTTTCCAACTGGTACGTTCGCCGCAGCCGCCGCCGCTTCTGGAAGAGCGAGAGCGACGCCGATAAATCGGCGGCATACGCGACGCTCCATGAGTGCCTTGTGACAGTGGCGAAGCTCCTCGCGCCCTTTACGCCATTCATCTCGGAAGAGATGTACCAAAACCTGGTGCGCACCTACGACGCCTCCGCGCCGGAAAGCGTCCACCTGGCCGATTACCCTGCGGCCGATACGTCGAAGATCAACGCGGAGGTCCAGCGCGCCACAGACACCGTCATCAACGTCGTCAGCCTGGGCCGCGCCGCGCGCAACAAGGCCAAGATCAAGGTGCGCCAGCCGCTCGCCAAGATCGTCGTGGCCCTGCCGATGCAGGAGCGCGCCGCTATCACGCGCCTGGCCGAACACGTCCGCGAAGAGCTCAATGTCAAGGTAGTGGCCTTTGCCGAAAGCGATTCGGAGCTGGTCACCTACCAGGTGAAGGGGAACCCCGCCGTCCTTGGCCCCAAGTTCGGCAAGGAGATGGGCAAAGTGATGGCCGCCATCGCGGAGGCTGACGCCAAGACCGTGGTGCCTAAGGTGCGCGCCGGGGCCGGCGTCGAGATCGGCGGCGTTGCGCTAGATGCTAGCGATCTGCAAGTGGTTACCCAGGACAGGCCGGGCTTCGCCTCCGCATCGGACGGCCCGCTCACGGTCGCCGTCTTTACGGAGGTGACGCGAGAGCTGGCGATGGAGGGGACAGCCCGCGAGCTGGTTCACCGCATCCAGACGATGCGCCGCTCGGCCAACTTCGCCATCGAGGATCGCATCGCCACCTACTACAAGGCCGGCGGTGAGCTTGCCGAGGTCTTCAAGACCCACGCCGACTACATCAAGCAGGAGACCCTGACGGCGACGCTGCATGAAGGGGATGCCCCAAGCGGCGCCTTCATCGAGTCAGGAAAGGTGGACGGCGCGGACGTTACGATCGGCGTTGCGAAACTGGCGTAG